Within Streptomyces sp. SS1-1, the genomic segment GCCCCAGTCCTCCTCTTCGAGCCGAACGCCGACGCCGCCGCCCACGCCTGGTACCTGGACGCCCCGAGCCTCGCCGACTGGCTGCGCGCCTGGCTCGACGGCACCGGCTGGTACGAGGAGGAGAACGACGACATGGACCTGACCCCATGGGCGGACTTCCCCCTGCGCACGGCCTCCCCGCACCCCACCGCCTGAGGACGTCGTACCCCACTGCCTGAGGCGAGGGCGTCGTACCCCCGCCTGGGGCGAGGACGTCGCACCCCACCGCCTGGGGCAAGGCCGCCGCACCCCCGCCCTACGCCCCGGGTGCCCGCCGCCGCCCCATCCACCACCGCACCGCGAACACGGCCACCCCCACCGCCAGCACACCCGCGCCCACGACGACCGAGACCACCGGAAGGGAGAAGGTGAGGACCGCACACCCGACCAGCCCCACGGCCGACACGACACGGGAACGCCGGGCCGTGTCGAGCGTCCAGGCCGAGGCGTTGGCCACCGCGTAGTACGCGAGCACACCGAAGGAGGAGAAGCCGATCGCACCCCTCACGTCCACCGTCGCGGCGAGGACCGCGACCACCGCGCCGACGGCCAGCTCCGCCCGGTGCGGCACCTGGAAACGCGGATGCACGGCGGCCAGGACGCCGGGCAGATGCCGGTCGCGGGCCATGGCCAGCGTCGTACGGGAGACACCCAGGATCAGCGCGAGCAGCGACCCCAGCGCCGCCACGGACGCGCCGACCCGCACGACGGGAGCCAGCGCCGGTGCCCCGGCCGCGCGCACCGCGTCGGTCAGCGGCGCACCCGCGGCCCCCAGCCCTTCAGCCCCGAGCACGGACAGGACGGCCACCGAGACGAGCGCGTAGACCACCAGCGTCACGCCCAGGGCGAGTGGGATCGCCCGGGGAATCGTGCGGGCGGGATCCCGCACCTCCTCGCCCAGGGTCGCGATCCGCGCGTACCCGGCGAACGCGAAGAACAGCAGGCCGGCCGCCTGGAGGACACCGCTCATGCCGCCGGTCGCCCCGGCCCCGAGGAGCCCGGCGTCCGACCGGCCGGACCCCAGGCACACGACCACCACACATGCCAGGACAGTCAGGACCACCGCCACGATCGCCCGCGTCAGCCAGGCGGACTTCTGCACGCCGCCGTAGTTCACCGCGGTCAGCGCCACCACGGCCGCGACCGCCACCGCGTGCGCCTGAGCGGGCCAGACGTACGCCCCGACCGTCAACGCCATCGCCGCACAGGAGGCCGTCTTGCCGACCACGAACGCCCAGCCCGCGAGGTACCCCCAGAACTCCCCGAGCCGCTCCCGGCCGTACACGTACGTCCCGCCCGAAGCCGGGTAGCGGGCGGCCAGCCGTGCCGACGACATGGCGTTGCAGTAAGCGACGACGGCGGCGACCGCGAGCCCGGCGAGGAGGCCGGAGCCGGCCGCGCGGGCGGCCGGGGCGAGCGCCGCGAAGATCCCGGCGCCGATCATCGAGCCGAGCCCGATGACGACGGCGTCCCCGACCCCGAGCGAACGCCGCAGCCCGGGGGAGACGGAGGTGGACCGAGTCATGGCCCGACCCTACTGACGGCTGCAACCGGCGGGCGCCGGTGATACGTCCTGTTCACCAACGGAGCAGCAACAGTGGGCGAACGAGCGCGCCGGAGATCACAGTGCCTGGAGAAGTGCAGGCACGGCGCGGAGGGGCAGGTTCAGAGGTATGACGATCATCAGCTGGATCTTCCTGGGGCTGTTGGCCGGAGCCATCGCCAAGTTCCTGCTGCCGGGACGCGACCCCGGCGGCTTCATCGGCACGACGCTCATCGGCGTCGCGGGCGCGTTCATCGGCGGCTGGATCTCGGCCCGCTGGCTGGACCACCCGATCAGCAAGGACTTCTACGACGGCGCCACATGGGTGTCGGCGATCGGCGGTTCCCTGGTGCTGCTGATCGCCTACCGGATCTTCTTCGGCCACTCACGCGACTGACCGGTACGCCCGGCGCCCGGCCCGGAACGCGCGAAGGGTGAGCCCCCGTGGGAGCTCACCCTTCCGACTTCAGGCGCTGGGCTCAGCCCACGATCACCGGTAGTTCACGAACTGCAGCGCGAAGTCGAAGTCCTTGCCCTTCAGCAGGGCGATCACGGCCTGAAGGTCGTCCCGGCTCTTGGAGCTGACGCGCAGCTCGTCACCCTGGACCTGCGCCTTCACGCCCTTGGGGCCCTCGTCACGGATGATCTTCGCCACCTTCTTCGCGTTCTCCTGGGAGATGCCCTCCTCGATCGACGCGAAGATCTTGTACTCCTTGCCGGAGAGCTGCGGCTCACCCGCGTCCAGAGCCTTCAGCGAGATGCCGCGCTTGATCAGCTTGGACTGGAAGACGTCGAGGACGGCCTTCACCCGGTCCTCGGAGTTCGCCTCCAGGAGGATCTTCTCCCCGGACCACGAGATCGAGGCACCCACGCCCTTGAAGTCGTAGCGCTGCGAGATCTCCTTGGCGGTCTGGTTGAGGGCGTTGTCGACCTCCTGCCGCTCGACCTTCGAGACGATGTCGAAACTGGAGTCGGCCATGTCCTGTGGCTCCTTGTATCGGGGTGCGAATGGGTGCGTGTCGGCGGGCGTGGGGGTGGCCGCCGTGCCCGGGGCGGACCTCGGGCCGCATCCCGACAAGCCTAGCCACCCCGGGTCCCCCAGGTGGCGATCAATCGGGTGGCGAAGCACCCCTCGGTATCGGGTATTGTTTACGTCGTTGCCAGGGAGCACCGCCGCAGAGCGGTTCGAACGGCAGCGACCCCGGCGGTGTGCCCGAGCGGCCAAAGGGAGCAGACTGTAAATCTGCCGGCTCAGCCTTCCCAGGTTCGAATCCTGGCGCCGCCACTCGTAGGAAACGGCCCCTGACCAGCGCAAGCGGTTGGGGGTCGTTCCTGTATGAGTTCTCTGATTCCCCGCCATTCCCCGCTGGCCACTGCTCGACCTGGCACGCGAGTGGCACTGCGCAGGCGGATGACGCGGTGAATGGTGGGCCGTCAGGGGCAAGCGAGCGAGAGGGTGGGGCGTGAGCGCTGGGGGGAACTTCATGGCTGCCATGGACTGGCTTGACGGGCGAGGGTTCAACCTTCTAACGATCATCATTGCGCTTGTCGCCCTGGTTGCTGGCGTGGTGGGCGTTCTCTACGCTCGGCGAGCGCTTTTTCCGGTGAATCGCGCAATCTCGTACAGAATGGACACCTCTAGGCTCTTGGCTGGCGACGCGCAGGCCCTTCCCGGGGCTCTCACCGTCAACTACAACGGAGAGGATCTACAGGATCCTCACGTCGTCAAGCTCCGCCTACGGAGCACGGGGCGTCATGCCGTAGCCAGTGAGCACTACGACCAGGGCCGACCAATCAAGTTCGACTTGGGTCGCCCGGTCGTGCTGCTGGACAGTCCATCGACTAGCGCAATCGAAGTGATCGGCAGCCAAGTCAAGTACGGCCCAGAACTGATGCCCCCTGGGCAGTCTGTGACTGTCTCGCTCATCACCCAGGGCAAGCCCCTGCTATCTGTGGAGCAGTACTTCATTGACACAAAAGTGATCAATGAGTCTCCTGAGCCGTCCTCCGCAGTCCAAGTGGCACGCTGGGAGTTTCTCCCAGCGGTGCTCGGCACTCTCGCTGCTGTCGGGGCAGTTCTTTCGAGCGTTCTGGAGAGCCTCTTTCGATAGGTCGGCGGAGTCTCAATGGCCCAGTCAAGGTGACGGGCGCCGGCCGGTGGTGTGGACGGCGCCCGTACTAGGCCAAGGGTTTGAGATCCGGCCTCATCTCTATCAGGTCGATCACGCGGGGACGGGATCCTGCTCCAACCCGTCCTGTTCCTCGGCTGCCTGTCCGCTGAGGTTCGACGCGAACCGCCGCTGTCCGCCCTTGTTGGTGTCAGTCGCTGGTGTCAGGAGAAGCATCGGGCTTGACACCCTGCTACAAGAACGGCCCGGGAATTCGCCGATCGTGACGCTGGTGTCCACACTGCAACGGGGTACCAGACGCATCGATCACCCGGGACTCCGAAACGACCCTGTTCGGGTCGCCGTCCTCGTAGAGCCACACGCTCACCAGCCCTGCCGCCACGGTTACCGCGAACTGGACGTCGATGCCGTCGCTGACTGCCGAAACGGTGACGGCCTCGCCCGGCTCAAGCCAGAAGTCCTCACCGTACGGCTCGACGAAGAGGCACAGCGGGACGCTCCCCGCATTCTCAACCGGCAGACTTCCGTGCACTGGATCACCCCCTTCGCACCTTATCGGCCAGGCACCCACCATCACCCACCACTCACCCCAGCTCCCATCCCGTCCGCCGTCGACCCACACACCGTGGAGCGGGCGTGGTTCAGGGCGTCCAGGTGGAGCGCGCCACTGTACGAACGACCTGGACGCCCTGGGCCGCGTCTGCTCGGCTCTGCCTGGGTCGACGGTGGACGGGATGGGAGCTCCCCACGCACGCCACATACGGACCCGCGGTCGGCGACGGTGCCCCCTCCATCCCGGTGCCGGCCGATCCCCCGCCGGAGGCATCGTCTGTGACCGTAGGCCGCTCTGTGCGGTGCTCGCCTCATGGCCTTCGGCCCAACCCATCGGTGGGCGCGCGTCGGCGCAGCGCGGGCGGAGCGGGCCGGAGGCAGGAGCGTCGCCCGGAGCGGAGCCGGGAAGCGCGCCCGGCGGAGCGGAGCGCAGCCGGGGCTTGATGAGGTAGAGAAACCTGTAACCCGCTACCCGATGATCGGCGCTGGGGTCGGGGCACGGTCTACGAAGCCATGCTGAGCGGGCAGAGCCTCCCTCTGGGCAAGCCATCCGGAGACACGTGGACCACCATTGATGGCGCTGCCTTCGCGGACGGTCCGAACATGCTCGAAGCCCTGACGTAGGTAGTAGCGCTGTAGGGCATCGTTGGTCGTCCAGGCGTCAAGGCGAAGCCATTTGGCAGATGAGCGGAAGGCTCGGTCACCCGCCCAATCGAGAAGTCGCCCGCCCAGGTTCTGCCCGGCGTACTCGCGGAACACCGTGAGCTTGTTGACGAACATGGACGGTTCCCTCAACTCCTCCTCCGACCACAACCCCTCCTCCGCGTCCGAGGTGAGGGTGATGGTCGCCGCCGTGGCCTTCCCATCCCGCACCATGAAGACCGTCCCGGCCTCGATCGTGGCCAAAAGGCGATCTGCTGGGTAGGGACGGCTCCACTGGTCAGTGCCGAGCTTGCTCAGCCAGGACGCTGCCTGTTCACGGAACGCCAAGAGAAGGGGGAGATCGTCAGGCGTGGCGGGTGCGAGTATCACTGGGGTTCGTTCTCGTCTCGGGCCGAGAGATCGCCGATCTCGTAGTTCATGCGGTTCAAGTCGCCTCGAAGCGTGGTGATCGTGCACCGGATGGGCTTCTCATTCGAGTAGCCAGTGCGGGTCCAGAGCAGGACTGGCACCCCAGCTCCGATCTCCAACAGGCGGGCTTCATCGGGCGTCGGCATGCGAGTGGAGATCTCGTCTGCGTATCCGATCTGCTCGATGCCCAAGCTTGCGAGGTAACGCGTGGTGCCTTCGGCTATGTCGCCTGGCTCGGTCAACCGCGGGGCCTGCTCGATGAGCCACTCCGGATAGTGAGTCGCCTGGGTGGACCAGGGCACGTCATCAACGAAGCGATGGCAGAACCGCAAGACGGCCCTGGACCCGACATCGACCTTGAGTCGCTCTGCGATGTACTCGGGCGCGTTGGTCAGTTCGACGCGGAACGTCTGGTGCGGCCGGCGCCCCGCGTTCGTCACGTCGGTGGAGTATGCGTCACCGTTCTGCGGAAAGGTCAGGTTCTCGAACCGCGAGGCATTGAGTACGAACACCTCGTGCTTCCGGACCTCGTAACCCAGCCCCTGGCTGGAGGAGATCAGCCCTTGACTGACCAACAAGTTGAGTCCTGATCGGACCGTGTTCCGTGAGGCGTTGAAGCGAACCATCAGCTCGCTTTCAGAGGGGAGCCGCGAGCCGGGGCCGTACGTCCCGCTGTCGATCTCCCTGCGCAGGGCGTCCGCCACCTGTTGGTACTTCGGCTGCTTGCTCATACCTCCCATCATGACGCACACGCTCAACTTATTGGTACATGTGGCGCCGAATCTCTTGACGACAGTCGCGTAACGCCACCAAACTCGTACCTACAAGTTGAGCAAGGGGTGTAACCCCCTTCTCTGCAGCAGGGAGCGGCGCCCAACCGCCAAGTCAGATCGCCGCTCCCGCCCCCATGAAGGGAGCTCTCATCATGCCCGCAACGCTCGTTGCCACGCATGCCCCGACCCCGGTGTTAGTCGAAGACCTGTCGAACATGGAGCGGGCCGTGGCGCTGTACGCCTCGGACATGCCGGATCGCTACCGCCTCCAAGGGCCGGTGGACACGACCCTGATCGGTTGGATCGGTCAGGGTGCTGCTCGCCTCGGCCGCGAAGAAGTCCGTCGGCGCGCGTCCTTCCTCCTGGGCCACCGGAGGCTGTGGCTGCGTGACCTGACAACTCCGGAGATCAACCGCCGTCACAAGCAGCGGTTTCCCTCGGCTCGGCGTCTGAACGTCGCCGAATCCATGGCGTCCACATCCCTCTTCTGGGTCTCGGTCGCCCCGGGGGCGCGGGAGCTCTCGGCCGCGATCGATGGCACGTGCCCAAAGTGCGACGGCACCGGAAAGCTCTGGGTGAACTTGGTCATCGATGACGTCTCCGGCTGGTTCGAGGAGGGCTACGCCCCGTGCTGGGTGTGCCGGGACGGCGGTGCCGCGTGACGGTGTTCCCCGTCGCCCCGGAGGCCGTGGCCGGTGCTGCGGCCTCCATGGGCACTGATCCCCTGACCCTGGCTGATCTGCTGCGGGTGGCCAACTCGCCCGGCTTCGACCGCTGGCAGGAGCAGGTCCGCCGTACCGGCGGCTGCGCCAACCCGATCCGCCTCGCAGGCCAGACGGTCACCCGGGACGCCAAGACCGGTGACGTCCTGTACTCCTACAGCACCGAACAGGAGCCGGGCGGCATGCTCCGCGTGGCCTGCGGCAACCGGCGGGCCTCCCGCTGCCCGGCCTGCGCCTGGACCTACGCCGGGGACACCTACCACCTGATCCGTGCCGGGATCACGGGCGATGAACGCAAGGACGTGCCTGAGACGGTGCGGGATCACCCTCGGGTCTTCGCCACCCTCACCGCGCCCTCGTTCGGCCCGGTCCACAACCGGGCGGACTCCGGGCGCTGCCGCTGCGGTGCCCAGCACGCCGACGACGACTCCGCCCTCGGTACGGCGCTCGATCCGGAGCGCTACGACTACGCCGGGGCGGTGCTGTGGAACAACTTCGCCGGTGATCTGTGGCGGCGCTTCACCATCTACCTGCGCCGTGAGATCGCCGCCCGTGCGGGTCTGACGCAGTCGGCCATGCGGGAGGTGTGCCGGGTCTCCTTCGGCAAGGTCGCCGAGTTCCAGAAGCGCGGCAGCGTGCACTTCCACGCCGTGGTGCGCCTCGACGGCCCGGACGGTCCCGACACCGCGCCCCCGGCCTGGGCCACGGTCGCTCTCCTCGACGGTGCGATCCGTGCCGCTGCCGCTCGGGTCGCGGTGCCGGTGCCTTCCGCCGGCGCTTTCGCCGGACGCGAGCTGCGGTGGGGATCTCAGGTCGACGTGCAGCCCATCGGCGCCCTCGGACACGAGGAACTGACCGAGCAGGCCGTCGCCTCCTACGTCGCCAAGTACGCCACCAAAGCGGCCGAGACGACCGGCACCGTGGACCGCCGGATTGGGGAGCTCTCCGAACTCGACAAGCTGCCGCTGCCCGACCACACCCGGCGCCTGATCGAAGCGTGCTGGACGCTCGACGCGGCCTACCCGGATCGGCTGCTGGCTCGCTGGGCTCACATGCTCGGCTTCCGCGGGCACTTCTCGACCAAGTCCCGCCAGTACTCCACCACCCTCGGCGCCCTCCGCCAGGTCCGCGCCGACTACCGCGCACGCCAGGAACGCCGCGAACGCGGGCTCTCCGAGGACCTCGACGACTCGGAGGGCTCCACGCTCGTGCTCGCCCACTGGACCTACGCCGGACAAGGACACACACCAGGAGAGTCCTGGTTGGCCGCATCGATCGCAAAGGAGATCCAACTGAACCGAGAGACCGCCCGTGAGGCGCTGGCCGACGCGTTGGCCGTTGAGGCTGAGGGGGAGTGGTGACCATGGATCGGCTCCTGGACGTTCAGGAAGTGGCCGAAGCGCTGGGGACGGGCGTCCGCTTCGCTCGGCGCCTGATCGAGGAACGCCGGATCACCTTTGTGAAGGTGGGGCGGCACGTCCGCATCCCACAGAGCGCGGTAGACGAGTACATCGCCGCGAACACGGTGCCTCGCGTCGTCCGCCGGTTGAGGACGGTGGCCTGATGCCCAACAGTCGTGGTCGGCGTCGGCGCTTCGGCGCAGTCCGCCAACTGGGGTCCGGTCGCTGGCAGGCCCGGTACCGTGATCCGGCGACGGGCCTGCTGCGGTCCGCGCCGCACACCTTCGAGACGAAGACGGACGCCGATCTGTGGCTCACCACCACTGAGGCAGAGATCATCAAGGGCACGTTCCGTGACCCGAGCGCGGGAAAGATCACCGTTGCCGAGTGGGGCAAGCGGTGGTTCGACTCGGCTTCCCCCCACCTGAAGCGACGGACGGTGACGCTCTACGCCGGACTGATCCGTCTGTGGATCAATCCTCGGGTCGGTGGCTACGAACTGTCGGCGGTCCGCCCGATCCACATCAAGGAATGGCTGGCCGGACTCCAGAAAGCCGGGCTGAGTGCCTCGCGTGCTCGTACCGCCTACCGGGTGCTGTCCCAGATCTTCGCGTCTGCGGTCGACAACGACCTGATTGCGGTCACGCCGTGCCGGGGGATCAAACTTCCGAGACTGCCTGAGACCGAGCCGCACATCCTGAGCAATCGTGAGGTCGAACGCTTGATCTCAAACCTCAACCGACCGCATGACCTCCTGGTCAAACTCCTCGCGTACGCCGGGCTGCGGATCGGTGAGGGGTTCGCCCTGCGGCGGAAGGATGTGGACCTGGTCAACGGTCTGATCTGGGTGGATGAAGCTCTGGCGGAGGACGCCGGGCAACTGTTCTTCGACACCCCGAAGTCACACCAGAAGCGACCGTTGGCACTGCCCGCGTATCTCGTTCGGGAGCTCCAAGAGCACCTTGCCGCGCGCGTGGCCGACGACCCCGAAGCACTGCTGTTCCTCGGTCGTACTGGGCGCCCTCTTCGGTACAACTCATGGCGTCGGACGCACTTCGACAAGGCCGTCGAGCGCGCCGGCCTCAAGGACGTCACCCCGCAGGATCTTCGAGCAACGCACGCCTCCCAGGTGGCCGACCGGCATGGCGTCATGGCTGCGGCCAAGCGACTCGGTCATGCGAATGCGAGTGTCACGACTCGGCACTACGCCCGTTCTCGGGACGGCCAGGATGCGGAGATCGCCAAGGAACTCAATGCCGATCACGAGAGGGCCAAGCGGGCTCGTGCCAGGAAAGCCAAGAGGATCAAGCGCGACGTGGCACGGACGTTGCACGAAGAGAAGGGCGCTGCTCCGGAGGCTGAAGACCAGGGCGGCTGACCTGCACAGATAGTCCGGTGTGCCTGATCGTTCACCGGAGTCTGTAAATCTGCCGGCTCAGCCTTCCCAGGTTCGAATCCTGGCGCCGCCACGCTGAGGAAAACCCCTCCGTACTACGGAAACGTAGCGCGGAGGGGTTTGCGCGTTCCGGCGTTCCCGCGTCCCCCAGGGCCCGGTCCCGCCGGGCACACTGGCCCCATGGCCACGCCTCGCAGACGCTGTCCCGAATGCCGTCGAGAGATCGCCGTCGTCGCCGGCCGGTTCGCCCGGCACGATCCTCCCGGCGCGCGGGAGAGCGGGGAACTCGTGTCCTGCCCGGGGTCCCGGCGGCAGACGCAACTCGGTGCCGCTCAGCCCGCCTTGGACGGGTACGTCGTGCCCGACTTCCCCGGGCAGTTGCCGTTGTTCTGAGCGGCACCGCAGGACGTGTCTCAGTTGCCCGCCACGGACCGCACGGCGACCGACACGGGAGTGGAGCCGCTGATCAGTTCGAGCGTCAGGCCCGCGGTCGCCGGAGTGTCCAGCAACTCCGCCAGGACGGCGGCCACATCGTCCCGGGGGATCGAGCCGCGGCCCGTGTGGGCCTCCAGGCGGACCAGGCCGGTTCCGGCGTCGTTGGTGAGCGCGCCGGGCCGCAGGATCGTCCAGTCGAGGGCCTTCTGCGAGCGGACGTACTCGTCGGCCGCGCCCTTGGCGCGCAGATAGACGTCGAAGATCTCGTCGCCCTCGTGCGCCGGGTCGGCGCCCATCGAGGAGACGACCAGGAAGCGGCGTACGCCCGCCCGGACGGCCGCGTCCGCGAAGAGGACCGCGGCGCCCTTGTCCACGGTGTCCTTGCGGTCGGCTCCGCTGCCCGGGCCCGCGCCGGCCGCGAACACCGCCGCGTCGGCGCCCCGGAGCCGCTCCGCGGCCTCCTCGACCGACGCCGACTCCAGGTCCAGGACCACGGGTTCGGCACCGGCCTCCCGCAGATCGTCGCTCTGTTCGGCCTTGCGGATGATTCCCGCGACCGCATCACCGCGCGCGGAGAGCAACTGCTCCAGCCGCAGCGCGATCTGACCATGACCACCAGCGATGACAATGCGCATGCCTTCGACCGTACGCCGGGCCGACCTCATCCGCCGCACGACGCCCGCCGGTCACCCACGTCAGCACATATCGGCGCACACGGCAGGGGAACGCCCTTACGAGACCTCCCCGCGCCCCTGCCGCGGCAGCCCGAGTTCCGCCGCCGCGGTCGAGTCGCAGTACTCCCGTACGGCGCTCGTGCGGGCCACCACGCGGCCGCGGTGCACCACGATCCGGCTGTAGGCCAGGGACAGCGCCGCCGCGAGGCGTTCGCCGCGCACCGCCAGCAGTTCGGCCGGGAAGCCCGCCTCCACGCGGACCTCCGGCAGGCCCAGCGCCGCGCGCGCCGACGCGCTCACGCAGTCGTACGCGTCCTCGGGGCGCAGCCCGTGGCGGGAGGCGAGCAGATAGGCGGCCTCGAACGGGTCGCCGCGGCCCACCGGGTTGGAGACGTCCTGCAGGGCTCCGCTGCCGGCGGCGACCCGGACCCCGGCGGCGCGCAGCAGCCGTACGGGCGCCGTGCCACGGCGTTCCGCGCCCCCGCAGCCGCCCTGGGGGAGGCACACCACGGTGACCCCGGCCGCGGCGAGCTGGTCGGCGGTGCGGGAGGCCACGTCCTCGGGCAGGCGGCCCAGGCCGCCGCAGGGGCTCAGCGTGACGCCGGGGCGCAGGCCGCCCGCCATCGCGGCGAGGCGGGACAGCCGGGCCGGGTCGGTGGCGTCGGTGTGCAGGTCGACGGGGCAGCCGTGCTCGGAGGCGACCTCCAGGACGGCCTCGACGTACCCGGTCGGGTCGGGGTCCAGGTCGGGGCAGCCGCCGACGACCGAGGCGCCCATCTTCAGCGCGTCCCGCAGTATGGCCAGCCCGTCGGCCCCCGCCACGCCGGTCAGCAGCCTGGGCATGGCGACCGTCGTCAACTCCGTGAGCCCGCGCAGCGAACGCCGTGCCTGGAGGACGGCGGCGAGCGCGTTCAGTTCCTGGACGTCGCCCACGTGCACATGGGCCCGCAGCGCGGTCGCGCCGTGGCCGAGCTGGAGCAGGGCGGCCTCGGTGGCCCGGCGCTGCACGTCCTCGGCGGCGTAGGACACCGGCCCGTCCCGGTCGTCGGCGGAGAGGGCGGTGTCGGCGTGGGCGTGCGGTTCGGCCGGGGCCGGCAGGAGCAGGTACCCGTTCAGGTCCAGACGGGACCCGCACGCGCGTGTGCCGTCCCCGGTCAGGCTCCCGGCCGTCCCCACCGCCTCGATGCGCCCGCCGCTCAGCCGTACGTCGACGGTCCGGCCGTCGGTGAGGTGTGCGCCGCACAGCAGGAGGGTGCCCGGGTCGGCGGGTCCCGACGAGGAGGACGAGGGGGGCGGCTGGGGGTGGCTGTCGGGCATCGCGCTCCAGGGGCTCGGGCTGCGCATCGGTGCTGCGGGACCCTGCCGGGGCACTGCGCCGGGCATGCAAGATCACGCAGAGTGAGTCGAGCCTAGGGTGGCCGTGCGGTCCTGGCGCGCAGGAGCGCAATAGTCGTACCGGCGTGGCCGTCGTGCGGCGAGGGCGTGGCACGGTCCTGGAGGCGGGTGTTCGGCCCGGTGTTCGGGTGCGGACGGGGGCCGGGAAACGGATTTGGGCGAACGGCGGCAGACCGTGTAATGTCTTCATCGCTCGCCCCAATAGCTCAGTCGGCAGAGCGTCTCCATGGTAAGGAGAAGGTCAACGGTT encodes:
- a CDS encoding APC family permease, whose amino-acid sequence is MTRSTSVSPGLRRSLGVGDAVVIGLGSMIGAGIFAALAPAARAAGSGLLAGLAVAAVVAYCNAMSSARLAARYPASGGTYVYGRERLGEFWGYLAGWAFVVGKTASCAAMALTVGAYVWPAQAHAVAVAAVVALTAVNYGGVQKSAWLTRAIVAVVLTVLACVVVVCLGSGRSDAGLLGAGATGGMSGVLQAAGLLFFAFAGYARIATLGEEVRDPARTIPRAIPLALGVTLVVYALVSVAVLSVLGAEGLGAAGAPLTDAVRAAGAPALAPVVRVGASVAALGSLLALILGVSRTTLAMARDRHLPGVLAAVHPRFQVPHRAELAVGAVVAVLAATVDVRGAIGFSSFGVLAYYAVANASAWTLDTARRSRVVSAVGLVGCAVLTFSLPVVSVVVGAGVLAVGVAVFAVRWWMGRRRAPGA
- a CDS encoding GlsB/YeaQ/YmgE family stress response membrane protein; its protein translation is MTIISWIFLGLLAGAIAKFLLPGRDPGGFIGTTLIGVAGAFIGGWISARWLDHPISKDFYDGATWVSAIGGSLVLLIAYRIFFGHSRD
- a CDS encoding YajQ family cyclic di-GMP-binding protein, with protein sequence MADSSFDIVSKVERQEVDNALNQTAKEISQRYDFKGVGASISWSGEKILLEANSEDRVKAVLDVFQSKLIKRGISLKALDAGEPQLSGKEYKIFASIEEGISQENAKKVAKIIRDEGPKGVKAQVQGDELRVSSKSRDDLQAVIALLKGKDFDFALQFVNYR
- a CDS encoding GNAT family N-acetyltransferase; this translates as MILAPATPDDLPLLLAFREQAASWLSKLGTDQWSRPYPADRLLATIEAGTVFMVRDGKATAATITLTSDAEEGLWSEEELREPSMFVNKLTVFREYAGQNLGGRLLDWAGDRAFRSSAKWLRLDAWTTNDALQRYYLRQGFEHVRTVREGSAINGGPRVSGWLAQREALPAQHGFVDRAPTPAPIIG
- a CDS encoding GntR family transcriptional regulator, with the protein product MSKQPKYQQVADALRREIDSGTYGPGSRLPSESELMVRFNASRNTVRSGLNLLVSQGLISSSQGLGYEVRKHEVFVLNASRFENLTFPQNGDAYSTDVTNAGRRPHQTFRVELTNAPEYIAERLKVDVGSRAVLRFCHRFVDDVPWSTQATHYPEWLIEQAPRLTEPGDIAEGTTRYLASLGIEQIGYADEISTRMPTPDEARLLEIGAGVPVLLWTRTGYSNEKPIRCTITTLRGDLNRMNYEIGDLSARDENEPQ
- the repSA gene encoding replication initiator protein RepSA encodes the protein MGTDPLTLADLLRVANSPGFDRWQEQVRRTGGCANPIRLAGQTVTRDAKTGDVLYSYSTEQEPGGMLRVACGNRRASRCPACAWTYAGDTYHLIRAGITGDERKDVPETVRDHPRVFATLTAPSFGPVHNRADSGRCRCGAQHADDDSALGTALDPERYDYAGAVLWNNFAGDLWRRFTIYLRREIAARAGLTQSAMREVCRVSFGKVAEFQKRGSVHFHAVVRLDGPDGPDTAPPAWATVALLDGAIRAAAARVAVPVPSAGAFAGRELRWGSQVDVQPIGALGHEELTEQAVASYVAKYATKAAETTGTVDRRIGELSELDKLPLPDHTRRLIEACWTLDAAYPDRLLARWAHMLGFRGHFSTKSRQYSTTLGALRQVRADYRARQERRERGLSEDLDDSEGSTLVLAHWTYAGQGHTPGESWLAASIAKEIQLNRETAREALADALAVEAEGEW
- a CDS encoding excisionase family DNA-binding protein, which gives rise to MDRLLDVQEVAEALGTGVRFARRLIEERRITFVKVGRHVRIPQSAVDEYIAANTVPRVVRRLRTVA
- a CDS encoding tyrosine-type recombinase/integrase, encoding MPNSRGRRRRFGAVRQLGSGRWQARYRDPATGLLRSAPHTFETKTDADLWLTTTEAEIIKGTFRDPSAGKITVAEWGKRWFDSASPHLKRRTVTLYAGLIRLWINPRVGGYELSAVRPIHIKEWLAGLQKAGLSASRARTAYRVLSQIFASAVDNDLIAVTPCRGIKLPRLPETEPHILSNREVERLISNLNRPHDLLVKLLAYAGLRIGEGFALRRKDVDLVNGLIWVDEALAEDAGQLFFDTPKSHQKRPLALPAYLVRELQEHLAARVADDPEALLFLGRTGRPLRYNSWRRTHFDKAVERAGLKDVTPQDLRATHASQVADRHGVMAAAKRLGHANASVTTRHYARSRDGQDAEIAKELNADHERAKRARARKAKRIKRDVARTLHEEKGAAPEAEDQGG
- a CDS encoding SDR family oxidoreductase — translated: MRIVIAGGHGQIALRLEQLLSARGDAVAGIIRKAEQSDDLREAGAEPVVLDLESASVEEAAERLRGADAAVFAAGAGPGSGADRKDTVDKGAAVLFADAAVRAGVRRFLVVSSMGADPAHEGDEIFDVYLRAKGAADEYVRSQKALDWTILRPGALTNDAGTGLVRLEAHTGRGSIPRDDVAAVLAELLDTPATAGLTLELISGSTPVSVAVRSVAGN
- a CDS encoding amidohydrolase family protein translates to MPDSHPQPPPSSSSSGPADPGTLLLCGAHLTDGRTVDVRLSGGRIEAVGTAGSLTGDGTRACGSRLDLNGYLLLPAPAEPHAHADTALSADDRDGPVSYAAEDVQRRATEAALLQLGHGATALRAHVHVGDVQELNALAAVLQARRSLRGLTELTTVAMPRLLTGVAGADGLAILRDALKMGASVVGGCPDLDPDPTGYVEAVLEVASEHGCPVDLHTDATDPARLSRLAAMAGGLRPGVTLSPCGGLGRLPEDVASRTADQLAAAGVTVVCLPQGGCGGAERRGTAPVRLLRAAGVRVAAGSGALQDVSNPVGRGDPFEAAYLLASRHGLRPEDAYDCVSASARAALGLPEVRVEAGFPAELLAVRGERLAAALSLAYSRIVVHRGRVVARTSAVREYCDSTAAAELGLPRQGRGEVS